A window from Oncorhynchus mykiss isolate Arlee chromosome 9, USDA_OmykA_1.1, whole genome shotgun sequence encodes these proteins:
- the LOC110532021 gene encoding lens fiber major intrinsic protein-like, whose translation MWEFRSMAFWRAVFAEFFGTMFFVFFGIGAALRWTTGPHHILHVALCFGLAAATIIQSIGHISGGHINPAVTFAYLVGSQMSLFRAFFYWAAQFLGAVAGAAVLYGVTPKNMRGNMALNMLQPGISLGMGTTVEVFLTMQLVICIFAVTDERRNGRMGSAALSIGFAVTVGHLMGMYYTGAGMNPARSFAPAVLFRNFVNHWVYWVGPMIGGAMGALLYDFMLFPRMRGLSERLATLKGSRPPETETQQDARGEPIELKTQAL comes from the exons ATGTGGGAGTTCCGGTCCATGGCGTTTTGGCGGGCGGTCTTCGCTGAGTTCTTCGGTACCATGTTCTTTGTGTTTTTCGGCATAGGCGCTGCGCTGCGCTGGACCACTGGGCCTCACCACATCCTGCACGTAGCTCTGTGCTTCGGCTTGGCGGCTGCCACCATCATCCAGTCCATCGGCCACATCAGTGGCGGCCACATTAACCCGGCCGTCACCTTCGCCTATCTGGTAGGCTCCCAGATGTCCCTGTTCCGCGCTTTTTTCTACTGGGCTGCCCAATTTCTGGGGGCCGTGGCCGGGGCCGCCGTGCTCTATGGGGTCACCCCAAAAAACATGAGGGGCAACATGGCTCTCAACATG CTGCAGCCTGGCATCAGTCTGGGCATGGGCACCACAGTGGAGGTGTTTCTGACCATGCAGCTGGTGATTTGCATCTTTGCCGTGACGGATGAGAGGAGGAACGGACGCATGGGCTCTGCTGCCCTGTCCATCGGCTTCGCTGTCACAGTCGGACACCTCATGGGg ATGTACTACACTGGTGCTGGAATGAACCCTGCTAGATCTTTCGCCCCTGCTGTACTCTTCAGGAACTTTGTCAACCACTGG gTGTACTGGGTGGGTCCCATGATAGGAGGTGCTATGGGAGCTCTTCTGTACGATTTCATGCTGTTTCCCCGCATGCGCGGTCTTTCTGAGCGCCTGGCCACACTGAAGGGCAGCCGACCCCCCGAGACGGAGACCCAGCAGGACGCCCGCGGGGAGCCCATCGAGCTCAAGACACAAGCCCTATAA
- the LOC110532022 gene encoding aquaporin-4 → MLAELLGSLVFVSAVLGASVPGPGEASTGPLYPALAAGMVAVALGHCFGEISGAQVNPAVTLSLLATRRLDLVRALVYVGAQCLGASLGAGALYFALPLKTTADCFVSKVPLEVNAAQALGMELLSTFQLVFTVFSVEDHRRREYTEPGNLAIGFSLSAGVLIGGRFSGGSMNPARSLGPAIITGFWENHWVYWIGPVLGAVLAGVSHEFFFAPSASRQKLVACLTCKDIEMVEATSVSRSSLSTVTQTAMRAKQVNKQEQN, encoded by the exons ATGCTGGCCGAGCTGCTGGGTTCCCTGGTGTTTGTGAGTGCTGTTCTGGGGGCCTCTGTGCCGGGCCCTGGAGAGGCCTCCACGGGGCCCCTCTACCCAGCCCTGGCTGCAGGCATGGTGGCTGTTGCCCTGGGACACTGTTTTGGAGAGATCAGTGGAGCACAG GTGAACCCAGCAGTAACCCTGTCTCTGTTGGCCACGCGGAGGCTGGACCTGGTGAGGGCCCTGGTATACGTGGGAGCCCAGTGTCTGGGGGCCTCCCTGGGGGCCGGGGCTCTCTACTTCGCCCTGCCCCTCAAAACCACCGCAGACTGCTTCGTCAGCAAG GTTCCTCTCGAGGTGAACGCGGCCCAGGCTCTAGGGATGGAGCTTCTGTCAACGTTCCAGCTGGTCTTCACTGTGTTCTCCGTGGAGGACCACCGTCGGAGGGAGTACACAGAACCAGGGAACCTGGCCATCGGCTTCTCTCTCAGCGCAGGCGTGCTCATCGGG GGTCGGTTCTCTGGAGGCAGTATGAACCCGGCACGTTCCCTGGGTCCAGCCATCATCACTGGCTTCTGGGAAAACCACTGG GTGTACTGGATTGGACCGGTGCTGGGTGCAGTGCTGGCCGGGGTGTCCCATGAGTTCTTCTTTGCCCCCAGTGCATCGAGGCAGAAGCTGGTTGCGTGTCTGACCTGTAAGGACATAGAGATGGTGGAGGCAACCAGCGTATCCCGGTCCTCCCTGTCCACCGTCACCCAGACCGCCATGAGGGCTAAGCAGGTCAACAAACAGGAGCAAAACTAG